DNA from Canis lupus familiaris isolate Mischka breed German Shepherd chromosome 9, alternate assembly UU_Cfam_GSD_1.0, whole genome shotgun sequence:
CTCAATTCCGTTTGTCTGTAAATCCCCTGGGActggcactggggggggggggggggggggggcgggggctgtcCCTGGAGGTAGGCTGTTTATCATAAAGCCAGGGCATGGGGCAGCGAGTGGTGACCCAGCCCGACACTGCCTGCAGGGGCATCCTGGCCAGCCCTACCTCCCTCCTTCAGTCCCTGGCGCCTGGGAGGGCTGGGATGGGAGTGAGCTCGCCAGGCACGGTGGTCGCCCGGCGGGGGAGGCAGAGTGCCCTCTCCTAGGAAAGGAGCCCGCCCTGCTCCCCGGTTGTGAGGGTCTCACGGGGAGCTCTTCTTCGGGCCGCCCTACTCTTCCCCCAGCCCCGACTTCACCGTGGACCGAGTGCTGCGTTCACCTAGAGTTCAACCCAGAAACCCTGCAGCAGTGGCTGCCACGGCCGGCGCGAGGTGCCCCCCTCACCCTGTGCTCCCGGGTCagcgctggggctggggctggcgctGGGGCCGCCCAGCAGGGGCCCCTTGCACGTGCCCGGGGGCTTGCACGCTCGCCGTTGCCTTGAGGGAGGGGCCCACGTGGCCGCTGCAGCCCTGGCCCCAGTGGTCGGCGCCTCCCCAGCAGGGAGCAGGCAGGGGCGTGGCGCGGGGAGCCGTGTCGCTTCGCCCCGCCCCACGCGGTTaccggccgggggcggggacggCGGGGCGGAGGGCGCCTCCGCCCGAGGTCAGCTCAAACcctggcggggggcggcggcAGCTCGGGGAGGTGACCCGGGGAGGTGACCCGTCCCCGCACGGCGCAGCGGGGAAACCCCCGACTCCAGGAGCGGCCCGCGGGGACCCCCGATCTCCGGGCCCGGCCTGCAGGGTCCCGGGGCGCACGGGGGGACACGCGACGCGACCTCGCGCTCAACCACCGGGGCTCGGGGCCCCGCACGGCCGTGGAGCGTGGGGGGCTGCCGGCCGCGGGGCCCCCACCGGGAGGGCGCCGGGGGCGCGAGCGCAGGCCCTGGGGTATCCCGCGTGTCCACCGCGCTGCTCGCGGGGCGCAGCCGGGCCTGGGGTTCCCGCCGTCACCCCAGCAACCCGCGCCGCGGAGCCCGGGCCACGCCCCCGCCACGCCCCGCCGGGCCGCTTTACGGTGGAGGTCGCGCCGCGACGTGGGCGGCCGTAAAGCGCCCCCGCCCGCAGCATGGCCAGCCCGGCGCCGCGGGTGGACTACCTGGCGGCCTTCCGCTGCCCGCTCGGGGGCCCGGCGGCGGGCAAGCCGCACGTGCTGTGCCGCGGGGCCGAGCTCTTCGTGTCCACCGGGCGCGAGCTGGTCTACGTGTACGACCAGGAGGGGCGGCTGCTGACCGTGAgcgccgggggggcgggggggcggcggggcgcgggccccGGAGGCGCTGGCCTGACGCCGCCTTCCTTCCCCCGCGTCCAGGCCGCGTACCGGCTCCCCGGGCAGGTGTGGCACCTGGAGCTGTCGCGCCCCCGCAGGACGCTCTACGTGCTGTGCGCCCGCAAGGGCATCTACGGCTTGGCGCTGGGCCAGGCGAGCAGGTgacccggggcggggccgcgcgtgCTGGGGCCTCGGGGCACTGGGCCAGGGCCCCCCAGGGCCGGAAGGCTCAGGGCCGGCGCTGAAGCCCGGGGTGCCCCTCCAGCAGCCTCCCGCTCCTGCAGAATCCACAGGAAACGAGCATCTGGCTGCAGTGTGCACCCGAGGCAGGGGCGGGATCCCCCTTTTGCACGGGGCTGTGTGGTTAGCCGTCAGCCAAAGCACCCTGAGCCCCGGCCAGTGGTTAGAGGGGCCGCCCCCCCGTGCACCAGTGCAGAGCCTAGACGCAGATTCCTGCCCGTTGCTGGCTCAGGACTGGAAAAGGGAGAGGGTGCGGTTCACAGACTAGGCCTTGGGGGTCTTACAGGTCTGCACCCATGAGAATTTGCTTCTGAGCCCCATTTCTCAAAGCCCGATACATTCCATTGCATGTGTGTCCTGGGGTGACTGGTGCCGATGACAGTGGTCCGTGGGCAGCTGGGAGGTAGTGCGGCGGGCCAGCTGCCCCCGGGTGGGCCTTCTGACGAGGGGCTGTCCTGGTCACTGAGGTCACTCCCCGGGAGACTCCAGGCCCAGTGTGCTCAGTGACGCCGTGCGGGTACAAGAGCTTGCGAGCCTTCTGACTAGCGGTTCCCTGGTTTTTGAAGGTCCGTGAGCCAAGGTGACGGGGAGGACAGGGACAGCGAGGACAGTGCGAACGGTGAGCCCCCTTGCACCGTGATCCCCGTGGACCCGGAGGcctgcatcctccccaacaccaCTCTGTGTGCTTTCACCGTGGTCGACAACATGCTTGTCACCCTGGTACAAGGCCCTGCCCGGTGGAAGGTACAGCTGTTTGAGTGTCCCCGTCCAGGGAATGACGCTAGACCCGGAGGCCAAGTCGGCGAGGTGGAGTTGTCCACCTCCAGCCCCCTGGCTGGGACCCTTGGGGAGCCCGCAGCCCCTCGCTCCCTGCCGGTGCTGTGCTGCGTGTCACCGCCGGGTAGCAGCGCGCTGCACGGCCACGTGCGGGGCTCCGGGGGCTTCACGCTGGAACAGGCCCTCTTTGGGCTACTCTTTGGAGTTGATGCCTCCCTCCTGGAATCACCCGTGATCGTCTGTGGCCTCCCCGATGGCCAGCTCTGCTGTGTGGTCTTGAAGACCCTGGTCACCTCAAGGTTGTCCCCTGGTGACCCAAAGGCCCTCGTCAAGATCCTCCATCACCTGGAGGAACCCGTTGTTTTCATTGGGGCCTTGAAGACCGAGTCATCGGCTGAGGACACACACCCTGACTGCCTCGTGGCACTCGGTCACCACGGCCGGATCCTGGCCATTAGGGCCAGCTGGGCTGAGGTAGGGAACCTGGTGCCAGACCTGCGGGAGTGCAGGCTCCCAGGGCCCGTGCTCTGTGCGGCTTGTGGCGCAGGGGGCCGAGTGTACTATAGCACCCCCTCAGAGCTATGTGTCGTGGACCTGGCTGCGGGAGGCGCCCCCTGGAGGCCCGAGCAGCCCGACGGGGGCCCGGGAGGCCTGCCATCTCCGCTGTGTCCCACCAGCTTAGGCATCTGCAGTGTCGTCACCCTGTCTGTGTTGTCCGAGATGCCTGAAGGTACAAGCTGCTATTAGAACCTGAGACCCCGCAGCCTGTCATGGTGGGGGTGGGACGTAACGGGTGGCTGTCTCCTGTCCCGTGAACTGGCCTGTCCCCCTCACCTTGCTTTGTTCCCGTGTCTCGCACACCTGATGGGCGGGCTTCCCAGCTGCCATAGCTCGGCACCTGGCGCGCCTTGTCTCAGGGCCAGGGTGTGCCTGGTCTGGTGTCTtgtgtggctgggggtggggctgcacCTGGTGGCCCAGGCAAGGGCGTCTGTCCGTGACAGGGCTATGACGGGCAGTCCAGGGAAGTCCACATCACTTCCAGTTAAGCCCTGGCATTTCTGAAGGCTAGCAAACACCTGCCCCGCTTCCCGTGGGGCCCGCTTCCGGCCCGCTCTGTACCCGGACAGAGCCCAGAGAGGGCTGGAGCCGTGTTTGCCCGGCGCCATGGGGCAAGGACAGAGCCACCCTCCTCCAGCGCACGCAGTTGTCCAGATGGCCCACGAGGCCTGCAAAGCCACAGGGGTCAGTGCTTGATGTCGGGTGAGAGGCCGAGTACATGGCAGCACCACGTACGGGCTCCGTACCCGCCGTTCTGGCTGCCATGCCTTGGCCTGTGGGAGATGCCAGACGGCTGCGGGAGGCGGGGCCCAGGGGTGGGGACGGGGACGGGAGGATGCTAGGGACAGCAGGCTTCCAGAAAGGCCCCAGTGAGTGCGGCGCCCTTCCCATGCAGCCCTGGGGGCAGCCCCACCAAGGCGGCCCCTTCGATGGCTCTCCGCGGCCCACGCGCGCGTGCGGGGCTCCTCAGGGCCGTGTCCGGGGCCTGCCTTTCTCCCTGGGGCACTGGCCCCTGAGGATGAGCCCCTCCCCGCCCACTGACCGGCCCGTGGCCGTGCCTCTCCAGGGGGCGCCAGGCTCCTGGCCCTGTCCGCTGGGGGCCGCCTCATGATCTGCAGCCTGGCCCTG
Protein-coding regions in this window:
- the FAAP100 gene encoding Fanconi anemia core complex-associated protein 100 isoform X2 — translated: MASPAPRVDYLAAFRCPLGGPAAGKPHVLCRGAELFVSTGRELVYVYDQEGRLLTAAYRLPGQVWHLELSRPRRTLYVLCARKGIYGLALGQASRSVSQGDGEDRDSEDSANGEPPCTVIPVDPEACILPNTTLCAFTVVDNMLVTLVQGPARWKVQLFECPRPGNDARPGGQVGEVELSTSSPLAGTLGEPAAPRSLPVLCCVSPPGSSALHGHVRGSGGFTLEQALFGLLFGVDASLLESPVIVCGLPDGQLCCVVLKTLVTSRLSPGDPKALVKILHHLEEPVVFIGALKTESSAEDTHPDCLVALGHHGRILAIRASWAEVGNLVPDLRECRLPGPVLCAACGAGGRVYYSTPSELCVVDLAAGGAPWRPEQPDGGPGGLPSPLCPTSLGICSVVTLSVLSEMPEGGARLLALSAGGRLMICSLALTSDAPCPGRATVANSGQKIKELLCDIGTVSERVSSLKKAVDQRNKTLTCLNEAMNVSCILLASREGPRPISCTTSTAWSRLQLRDVLTATLRLQNDSGFRLDRGWALCVQVLTSSQAPDPDVAGSATTYTIPVDQLGPGDRREVTLPLGPGEDGALDLPVTVSCALHYSLREVVGEALAPSESFKDSCLDEGPPAVLPEQDGICLPLSEHTVDLLQCLRFPGLAAPHTQAASLLGPACDPVDTFLGALLGPHGEPAEPASLWAKFLPPSVATIKVSAELLRAALGPSHSATSLCCATLQWLLAENTALEAVRTRPLSSIQGVAPDGTEVHLTIREASRGDRDPGVCSRALAGRRDPSGELLFGHPVQGSPRCHWASAEDGCAAGCPELQPA
- the FAAP100 gene encoding Fanconi anemia core complex-associated protein 100 isoform X3 — translated: MASPAPRVDYLAAFRCPLGGPAAGKPHVLCRGAELFVSTGRELVYVYDQEGRLLTAAYRLPGQVWHLELSRPRRTLYVLCARKGIYGLALGQASRSVSQGDGEDRDSEDSANGEPPCTVIPVDPEACILPNTTLCAFTVVDNMLVTLVQGPARWKVQLFECPRPGNDARPGGQVGEVELSTSSPLAGTLGEPAAPRSLPVLCCVSPPGSSALHGHVRGSGGFTLEQALFGLLFGVDASLLESPVIVCGLPDGQLCCVVLKTLVTSRLSPGDPKALVKILHHLEEPVVFIGALKTESSAEDTHPDCLVALGHHGRILAIRASWAEVGNLVPDLRECRLPGPVLCAACGAGGRVYYSTPSELCVVDLAAGGAPWRPEQPDGGPGGLPSPLCPTSLGICSVVTLSVLSEMPEGGARLLALSAGGRLMICSLALTSDAPCPGRATVANSGQKIKELLCDIGTVSERVSSLKKAVDQRNKTLTCLNEAMNVSCILLASREGPRPISCTTSTAWSRLQLRDVLTATLRLQNDSGFRLDRGWALCVQVLTSSQAPDPDVAGSATTYTIPVDQLGPGDRREVTLPLGPGEDGALDLPVTVSCALHYSLREVVGEALAPSESFKDSCLDEGPPAVLPEQDGICLPLSEHTVDLLQCLRFPGLAAPHTQAASLLGPACDPVDTFLGALLGPHGEPAEPASLWAKFLPPSVATIKVSAELLRAALGPSHSVAPRREHRAGGREDPTTVLHPGSGPRWHRGPPHHPRGDRDPGVCSRALAGRRDPSGELLFGHPVQGSPRCHWASAEDGCAAGCPELQPA